From Gemmatimonadaceae bacterium, the proteins below share one genomic window:
- a CDS encoding response regulator: MLPELVPPIISNFGWLLALAVLADLRPSRRDDRRVRTQLVLGLVLGGVVAVTMLQPLRVEPGLVLDSRGIVLAVAGLCLGAIPTLVAAVVGIGVRVFVIGGPAAAIGAIYVAAAAAVGLVAHRHRARRSSDISAVQFATLGAAVGAIQWALAFWLLRNIDTTLRWILLPVLVLANAGGTLALGLLLRRRERRDRQTRTLIEREASFRALAEDLPGVVYRAEDADAGHYTYVSPAVSRFGVTPEQWARAPWAWLETVHPDDRESVRATLSENNAKAQPTRLRYRLLAADGSPRVVEHAAHRVLDENGEPLFAQGVLLDVTESVTLEQQFRHAQKMEGVARLTSGVAHDLNNLLTVINGVVDLSLLEPALTDRTRQDLLELRRTAGRATRLTRQLLSFARPKAAQAGTIEINAELTNILELLTRILGEDVQVDREGHAATAHVRMDAGHFEQVVMNLAVNARDAMPGGGRLTIRTRLGSANENGSGDGVGAPVLLEVSDTGHGMDEATQSRVFEPFFTTKTADKGTGLGLSTVASLVREAGGSIAVSSTLGSGTTFKIIFPTVAAPHRRAAASRAPTPAHSGGRGTVLLVDDEDSIRTVATRVLTHHGFHVIAAADGVEALRVAESCGESLDLLLTDLVMPGVTGPELAAQLGLSRPGLRILFTSGYAEDSITQQFGLTPGPWRFLPKPYGMDELLAAVGDSMTPRTAA; the protein is encoded by the coding sequence ATGCTTCCGGAGCTGGTCCCACCGATCATATCGAACTTCGGCTGGCTTCTCGCGCTGGCGGTCCTGGCCGACCTGCGGCCCTCGCGGCGTGACGACCGGCGCGTTCGTACCCAACTCGTGCTCGGCCTCGTGCTCGGTGGGGTCGTCGCCGTCACGATGCTCCAACCGCTGCGTGTTGAACCTGGCCTGGTGCTGGACTCGCGAGGAATCGTCCTCGCCGTCGCAGGGCTCTGCCTGGGCGCCATCCCGACATTGGTTGCGGCGGTCGTGGGAATCGGAGTCCGTGTCTTCGTGATCGGCGGACCGGCGGCAGCGATTGGCGCCATCTATGTCGCAGCAGCCGCCGCCGTCGGTCTCGTCGCGCACCGGCATCGCGCGCGGCGCTCGAGCGATATCTCGGCGGTGCAGTTTGCGACACTCGGTGCCGCCGTTGGCGCCATCCAATGGGCCCTCGCGTTCTGGCTGCTGCGCAACATTGACACGACGCTGCGCTGGATCTTGCTGCCGGTCCTGGTGCTGGCCAACGCCGGCGGCACCCTCGCGCTGGGCCTCCTGCTCCGGCGTCGCGAGCGCCGAGATCGCCAGACGCGCACCCTCATCGAGCGTGAGGCAAGCTTCCGTGCACTGGCCGAGGACTTGCCGGGCGTCGTGTATCGTGCCGAGGACGCGGACGCCGGCCACTACACGTACGTCAGTCCGGCCGTGAGTCGTTTTGGCGTTACCCCGGAGCAGTGGGCCCGCGCTCCCTGGGCCTGGCTGGAGACCGTCCATCCGGACGACCGTGAGTCGGTGCGCGCCACCCTGAGCGAGAACAACGCCAAGGCCCAGCCAACACGACTGCGGTATCGGCTGCTGGCCGCCGACGGGAGCCCACGAGTCGTCGAGCACGCGGCCCACCGCGTCCTTGACGAGAACGGCGAGCCGCTGTTCGCGCAGGGCGTGCTGCTTGACGTCACGGAGTCCGTCACGCTCGAGCAGCAGTTTCGCCACGCGCAGAAGATGGAAGGCGTCGCGCGGCTCACCAGTGGCGTCGCGCACGACCTGAACAACCTGCTCACGGTCATCAACGGCGTGGTCGACCTCAGCCTGCTCGAACCCGCCCTCACCGATCGCACCCGCCAAGACCTGCTGGAGTTGCGTCGCACCGCCGGGCGCGCGACGCGCCTGACACGCCAGCTGCTCTCCTTCGCGCGTCCGAAAGCCGCGCAAGCAGGGACCATCGAGATCAATGCGGAGCTCACCAATATCCTCGAGCTCCTGACGCGCATCCTTGGGGAGGACGTGCAGGTGGACCGTGAGGGGCACGCGGCGACCGCGCACGTCCGAATGGACGCGGGTCACTTCGAGCAGGTCGTGATGAACCTCGCGGTCAATGCACGCGATGCGATGCCAGGCGGAGGACGGCTCACCATCCGGACGCGACTCGGGTCCGCGAACGAGAACGGGTCCGGCGACGGGGTCGGTGCGCCCGTGCTTCTCGAGGTCTCCGATACCGGCCACGGCATGGACGAAGCCACGCAATCAAGGGTCTTCGAACCGTTCTTTACCACGAAGACGGCGGACAAGGGCACTGGCCTCGGACTGTCCACGGTGGCCAGCCTCGTGCGGGAAGCGGGCGGCAGCATCGCCGTGTCCTCCACTCTAGGGAGCGGCACAACCTTCAAGATCATCTTTCCGACCGTCGCCGCACCGCACCGGCGCGCGGCTGCATCGCGCGCGCCGACGCCAGCTCACTCCGGTGGCCGCGGCACCGTCCTGCTGGTGGATGACGAGGACTCGATCCGTACCGTCGCCACGCGCGTCCTTACCCATCACGGCTTCCACGTCATCGCGGCCGCGGACGGCGTCGAGGCGCTCCGGGTGGCCGAATCCTGCGGCGAATCGCTCGACCTCCTCCTGACGGACCTCGTGATGCCAGGCGTGACGGGGCCGGAACTCGCGGCGCAGCTCGGTCTGTCAAGGCCAGGACTGCGGATCCTGTTCACGTCCGGCTACGCGGAGGACTCGATCACACAGCAGTTCGGACTGACACCCGGCCCTTGGCGATTCCTCCCAAAGCCCTACGGCATGGACGAGCTGCTCGCCGCAGTCGGCGACTCGATGACACCGCGAACGGCGGCCTAG
- a CDS encoding regulatory protein RecX, whose translation MAGIGRVTALREHPRRAGRYVVEVDGEAVGAVSVDRLADLGLRVGSAVDDALRARLEEAARAVACYDRATDGLARRARSRVELSRWLKQREFSAVEIEPTLDKLEALGLLNDREYAHGFARSRLAVGRGQGPRRVAAELARRGVARELVDEVLAELRDEGLADEATSIAAVAQRKWRTLAELEPQVARRRLIGFLSRRGFSTSAIAAELRRLGGQA comes from the coding sequence ATGGCTGGTATCGGACGTGTCACGGCGCTGCGCGAACACCCGCGGAGGGCGGGGCGCTATGTCGTAGAAGTTGACGGTGAGGCCGTCGGGGCGGTGTCGGTGGATCGGCTCGCCGACCTAGGGCTGCGCGTTGGCTCGGCGGTGGACGACGCGCTCCGCGCTCGCTTGGAGGAGGCGGCCCGCGCGGTCGCCTGCTACGATCGCGCCACGGATGGGTTGGCGCGCCGCGCCCGCTCGCGCGTCGAGCTGTCGCGCTGGCTGAAACAGCGGGAGTTCTCCGCGGTGGAGATCGAACCGACGCTCGACAAGCTCGAGGCCCTCGGCTTGCTCAACGATCGGGAGTACGCACACGGGTTTGCGCGCTCGCGGCTCGCGGTGGGACGGGGACAAGGGCCGCGCCGCGTCGCGGCCGAGCTTGCTCGGCGAGGGGTCGCACGTGAGCTGGTGGATGAGGTACTCGCCGAACTGCGCGACGAGGGACTGGCCGACGAGGCGACCTCGATCGCGGCGGTGGCGCAGCGGAAGTGGCGGACGCTTGCGGAGCTGGAGCCGCAGGTCGCACGGCGGCGGCTGATTGGATTCCTTTCGCGGCGCGGGTTCAGCACCTCTGCGATTGCCGCAGAACTGCGCCGGCTCGGCGGCCAGGCCTAG